One Brevibacillus choshinensis genomic window carries:
- the gcvPB gene encoding aminomethyl-transferring glycine dehydrogenase subunit GcvPB, which yields MHKNQEKALIFEMSKPGRVGYNLPALDVPEVEVASLLPKHLIRETPAELPEVSELQLVRHYTELSRRNHGVDNGFYPLGSCTMKYNPKINEDIARYAGFAQTHPYQPEETVQGALELLYNLQEELAEITGMDQVTLQPAAGAAGEWTGLMMIRAYHESRGEAHRTKVIVPNSAHGTNPASAAVAGLDTVTIPSNERGLVDIQALREAVGSDTAALMLTNPNTLGLFEEDIVEMAQIVHEAGGLLYYDGANANAILGIARPGDMGFDVVHLNLHKTFTGPHGGGGPGAGPVGVKKVLEPFLPTPIVAKKEDGTFYWDSNRPESIGRVKGYNGNFGILVRAYSYIRTMGPEGLLQVSQNAVLNANYMMRRLATAYHLPFDQVCKHEFVLSGFLQKKLGVRTLDIAKRLLDFGYHPPTIYFPLIVDECLMIEPTETETKETLDEFIDAMLQIARECEETPEIVQEAPHTTVVKRLDEATAARKPILRYQPQA from the coding sequence GTGCATAAAAACCAGGAGAAAGCACTGATTTTTGAAATGAGCAAACCAGGCCGTGTGGGCTACAATCTGCCGGCTTTGGATGTACCAGAAGTGGAAGTAGCCAGCCTGCTGCCGAAACACCTCATCCGTGAGACGCCAGCCGAGCTGCCGGAAGTATCCGAGCTTCAGCTGGTTCGTCACTACACCGAGCTGTCCCGCCGCAATCACGGGGTAGACAATGGATTCTATCCGCTGGGTTCTTGCACGATGAAATACAATCCAAAAATCAATGAAGATATCGCACGTTACGCTGGTTTTGCGCAAACGCATCCATACCAGCCGGAAGAAACCGTGCAGGGTGCACTGGAGCTTCTTTACAACCTGCAAGAAGAGCTGGCTGAAATCACCGGCATGGATCAGGTGACCCTTCAGCCTGCAGCAGGTGCCGCAGGGGAGTGGACCGGTCTGATGATGATCCGCGCTTATCATGAGAGCCGCGGGGAAGCTCATCGCACCAAGGTTATCGTGCCGAACTCCGCGCACGGTACCAACCCGGCTTCCGCAGCGGTAGCGGGACTTGACACCGTTACGATTCCGTCCAACGAGCGCGGACTGGTAGACATTCAGGCGCTGCGTGAAGCGGTAGGATCGGATACAGCTGCCTTGATGCTGACCAATCCGAACACGCTCGGACTGTTTGAAGAAGATATCGTGGAAATGGCGCAAATCGTCCATGAAGCGGGCGGACTCCTGTATTATGACGGAGCCAATGCCAACGCGATCTTGGGCATCGCTCGCCCTGGGGACATGGGCTTTGATGTCGTGCATCTCAACTTGCACAAAACATTCACAGGTCCTCACGGCGGCGGCGGACCAGGTGCAGGTCCGGTTGGGGTCAAAAAAGTGCTCGAGCCATTCCTGCCTACCCCGATCGTCGCCAAGAAAGAAGACGGCACGTTCTACTGGGACAGCAACCGTCCAGAGTCTATCGGCCGCGTAAAAGGCTACAATGGAAACTTCGGCATTCTGGTCCGTGCATACAGCTACATCCGTACGATGGGTCCAGAAGGTCTGCTGCAGGTATCCCAAAACGCCGTTCTGAACGCCAACTACATGATGCGCCGACTGGCTACGGCTTACCACCTGCCATTCGACCAAGTCTGCAAGCACGAATTCGTCCTGTCCGGTTTCCTGCAAAAGAAACTGGGAGTTCGTACGCTCGATATCGCAAAACGTCTCCTGGACTTCGGCTACCATCCACCGACCATCTACTTCCCGCTGATCGTCGATGAGTGCTTGATGATTGAGCCGACCGAGACCGAAACCAAGGAAACCTTGGATGAATTCATCGACGCTATGCTGCAAATCGCCCGCGAGTGCGAAGAGACTCCGGAAATCGTACAGGAAGCACCGCATACAACTGTGGTAAAACGTCTGGACGAAGCGACTGCTGCACGCAAACCAATCCTGCGTTACCAACCGCAAGCATAA
- a CDS encoding undecaprenyldiphospho-muramoylpentapeptide beta-N-acetylglucosaminyltransferase, with amino-acid sequence MKKRIVFTGGGSAGHVTVNLALIPHFLEAGWEVAYIGSTNGIEKELVAGLGSVRYVGISTGKLRRYLDWKNITDPFRVTKGVWEAYRFLRTWKPDVIFSKGGFVSVPVVLGGWLNRLPIVIHESDLTPGLANRLSVPFASKVCVTFPETVRHLPPSKGIHVGAVIRAELLNGKRERGVTLCGFTRQKPVLLVMGGSLGARRINEVVRCQLPALLAEYQVVHICGKGQRDEGLSQAGYRQYEYVKDELPDLMAMADLVVSRAGSNAIFECLALRKPMLLIPLSMAASRGDQIINARSFEKRGLCEVLLEEDLSEETFLQAVKKLSENRAELLRRMSEETQTDALTQVIALLENTAS; translated from the coding sequence ATGAAAAAGCGAATTGTCTTTACAGGTGGCGGTTCGGCAGGACATGTGACCGTCAATCTCGCCTTGATTCCGCATTTTCTGGAGGCTGGCTGGGAGGTTGCGTACATCGGCTCAACCAACGGGATAGAAAAGGAGCTGGTCGCGGGACTGGGTAGCGTTCGTTACGTGGGGATTTCCACGGGAAAGCTCCGGCGTTATTTGGATTGGAAAAATATAACCGATCCGTTCCGTGTCACCAAGGGCGTCTGGGAAGCCTATCGCTTTTTACGGACCTGGAAGCCGGATGTCATCTTTTCCAAAGGCGGTTTTGTCTCCGTTCCTGTCGTCCTGGGAGGCTGGTTGAATCGTCTGCCGATCGTCATTCATGAATCCGATTTGACTCCCGGCTTGGCCAATCGCTTGTCTGTGCCATTCGCCAGCAAAGTCTGCGTGACTTTTCCGGAAACCGTCCGCCATCTCCCGCCATCCAAAGGCATCCACGTAGGGGCTGTCATCCGTGCAGAGCTGCTGAATGGAAAAAGGGAGAGAGGTGTCACCCTTTGCGGATTTACCCGTCAGAAGCCCGTTCTGCTCGTCATGGGAGGGAGTCTGGGTGCTCGTCGTATCAATGAGGTGGTGCGCTGTCAGCTGCCGGCACTCCTCGCTGAGTACCAGGTGGTGCACATTTGTGGCAAAGGACAGCGAGACGAAGGGCTTTCACAAGCCGGTTATCGTCAGTATGAGTATGTCAAAGACGAATTGCCCGACCTCATGGCGATGGCTGATCTGGTTGTCTCACGAGCCGGTTCCAATGCGATCTTTGAATGTCTCGCTCTGCGCAAGCCCATGCTGCTGATCCCCTTGTCCATGGCGGCGAGTCGCGGCGACCAGATCATAAATGCACGCTCGTTTGAAAAGAGGGGCTTATGCGAAGTGCTGCTGGAAGAGGACTTATCGGAGGAGACCTTTTTACAGGCGGTGAAAAAGCTATCGGAAAATCGCGCCGAGCTGCTCCGCCGCATGAGTGAAGAGACACAGACAGATGCGTTGACACAGGTCATTGCCCTTCTCGAGAACACGGCAAGTTAA
- a CDS encoding lipoate--protein ligase family protein, with the protein MEQWRYIVTEAMSPAMNMAVDEAILQLHSEGKVPPTVRFYTWNPATLSIGYFQKAIKEINMDALRETGLGFVRRATGGRAVLHDKELTYSVIVSEEHPKMPSSVTEAYKIISLGLLHGFQNLGLKAEMVSLASEEEKEKYSSPGSSACFDSPSWYELVVEGKKVAGSAQTRQKGVILQHGSILLDMDVDLLFSLLNFPSERVKQRMMDSFRQKAVTINEVSPRPISLQEAIDAFGRGFASGLEVELVPSQLTEEERALAEELARTRYATEEWNLRR; encoded by the coding sequence ATGGAACAGTGGCGTTATATTGTGACGGAAGCAATGTCTCCCGCAATGAATATGGCAGTGGATGAAGCAATCTTGCAGTTGCACAGCGAAGGCAAGGTACCGCCGACTGTCCGATTTTACACGTGGAATCCGGCTACACTGTCGATTGGTTATTTTCAAAAGGCGATCAAGGAAATCAATATGGATGCGCTCAGGGAAACTGGACTAGGCTTTGTTCGCAGGGCTACAGGCGGGCGTGCCGTCCTCCATGACAAGGAGCTCACCTATAGCGTGATCGTTTCCGAAGAACATCCCAAAATGCCTTCCAGCGTGACGGAAGCATACAAGATTATCAGTTTAGGTCTCTTGCACGGCTTTCAAAACCTCGGGCTGAAGGCAGAAATGGTGTCCTTGGCAAGCGAGGAAGAGAAGGAAAAGTACAGCTCACCTGGTTCTTCGGCTTGCTTTGATTCGCCTTCCTGGTACGAACTGGTGGTAGAAGGCAAAAAGGTGGCGGGCAGCGCGCAAACGAGACAAAAGGGCGTCATCTTGCAGCACGGCTCCATTCTCTTGGATATGGATGTGGATTTGCTGTTTTCGCTGCTGAACTTCCCGTCTGAGCGTGTCAAGCAACGGATGATGGACAGCTTCCGCCAAAAAGCGGTTACGATCAATGAAGTGAGTCCACGCCCAATCAGCTTGCAGGAAGCGATCGATGCTTTTGGACGCGGTTTTGCATCCGGGCTGGAGGTGGAGCTGGTTCCATCGCAGCTCACGGAGGAAGAACGGGCGTTGGCGGAAGAACTGGCACGCACGCGATACGCGACAGAGGAATGGAATTTGCGCCGCTAG
- the dat gene encoding D-amino-acid transaminase: MLYVGGKWVEEGEVAVHPEDRGYNFGDGIYEVVRIYKGKMYQWDAHLTRLFRSAREIKMELPWSAEELSSLAHQLMEKNNITENDDATLYLQVSRGVSPRVHDIPAAGSIEPVIMAFVRTKARPVADMKKGQTAQLVEDIRWLRCDIKTLNLLGAVLVKQYAKDAGAQDSILHRNGIVTECSSANLFAVKNGALYTHPADHLILHGITRQVVIDLARENGIAVNEEAFTTDFLKEADEVFLTSTTAEIMPLISVDGQPVGKGTVGPVSLKLQDLFEQHINANVLV, from the coding sequence ATGCTGTATGTTGGAGGAAAATGGGTAGAAGAAGGGGAAGTTGCTGTACACCCTGAAGATCGCGGTTACAATTTTGGCGACGGCATTTACGAGGTCGTGCGCATCTACAAAGGTAAAATGTATCAATGGGATGCCCACCTCACCCGCTTGTTCAGAAGCGCCCGTGAAATCAAAATGGAGCTGCCTTGGAGCGCCGAAGAGCTGAGCAGCCTCGCCCACCAATTGATGGAGAAAAACAACATCACGGAAAACGACGACGCTACTCTGTATCTTCAAGTATCTCGCGGTGTTTCTCCTCGCGTTCACGATATCCCGGCAGCAGGCAGCATCGAGCCGGTCATCATGGCTTTTGTACGTACAAAAGCGCGTCCAGTGGCAGATATGAAAAAAGGCCAAACCGCCCAATTGGTCGAGGACATTCGCTGGCTGCGCTGCGACATCAAAACACTCAACCTCCTGGGAGCTGTATTGGTGAAGCAATACGCGAAGGATGCAGGTGCGCAAGACTCGATTCTGCACCGCAATGGGATTGTTACCGAGTGCAGCTCTGCCAACCTTTTCGCAGTGAAAAACGGCGCGCTCTACACGCATCCGGCGGATCACCTGATCCTGCACGGCATTACTCGTCAGGTCGTCATCGATCTGGCTCGGGAAAATGGCATCGCTGTAAACGAGGAAGCCTTTACGACAGACTTCCTGAAAGAGGCGGATGAAGTGTTCCTGACCAGCACGACGGCAGAGATCATGCCTCTGATTTCGGTTGACGGCCAACCTGTCGGCAAAGGTACGGTCGGACCTGTCTCACTCAAGCTGCAAGATCTGTTTGAACAGCATATCAACGCAAATGTTCTCGTGTAA
- a CDS encoding M28 family peptidase has translation MRLLRQFALPALLACGIAILPQPFFAQANAQVFQEWIDEDTLFQHVEKLARTPRPPATETEFAAVVYVENQLRSYGFQTSLQPFSYYTYRPPSTLSLSVEGWKGPAWNARGFTYGPNGVGSGEIVECGLGTAQDFQDGNARGKIALVKRGKTTFAEKVRQAAAAGAVAVILWNDRDDSPKATLGEPLDMSVPVISLSHAQGSKLYDQVKKGSVKATVKVDGGLTARQTSYNLIATKKPEKSSTGQVVLVTAHHDSAPRSSGANNGASGVAVMLEVARMLADKANDTELRLVSFGATSNGEKGPAAFAESLTDADKKSVIAAFCLDAVGSLDAGTLTVTTESGAKTLPAQLAEAGGAVFSTVWNDRADATADHSALAAAGIPAALLTRAPADTWRDQPEDTIEKIGKDRLVETAHVVYTAVSQITDPTTPAYPLDRGIKAGSKQPEEVDQ, from the coding sequence ATGCGATTGTTACGTCAATTTGCGCTGCCTGCCCTGCTGGCATGTGGAATAGCGATCTTGCCACAACCCTTCTTTGCGCAGGCAAACGCCCAGGTATTCCAGGAATGGATCGATGAAGATACCTTGTTTCAGCATGTAGAAAAGCTGGCCCGCACGCCGCGTCCACCTGCCACGGAAACGGAGTTTGCAGCTGTAGTCTACGTGGAGAACCAGCTTCGCTCATATGGTTTCCAGACGTCCCTGCAGCCCTTTAGCTATTACACATACCGTCCGCCATCTACACTGAGCTTGTCCGTTGAAGGCTGGAAGGGGCCCGCGTGGAATGCAAGAGGATTTACCTATGGTCCGAACGGTGTAGGGTCAGGAGAGATCGTAGAGTGTGGACTCGGGACCGCGCAAGATTTTCAAGACGGGAATGCCCGAGGAAAGATCGCGCTGGTCAAGAGAGGGAAAACGACCTTTGCGGAAAAAGTAAGGCAAGCCGCTGCTGCTGGCGCCGTCGCAGTCATCCTGTGGAATGACCGTGACGATAGCCCAAAGGCTACCCTGGGAGAGCCGCTGGATATGTCTGTACCGGTAATTTCACTATCCCATGCGCAAGGCAGTAAGCTCTATGATCAAGTCAAAAAGGGATCTGTCAAGGCGACAGTCAAAGTCGATGGGGGATTGACTGCCAGGCAGACCTCGTACAATCTGATTGCGACGAAAAAACCGGAAAAGTCGAGTACAGGCCAGGTCGTTCTGGTAACGGCTCATCATGATTCAGCACCGAGGTCATCAGGTGCCAACAACGGAGCGTCAGGTGTAGCCGTGATGCTGGAGGTCGCACGTATGCTGGCAGACAAGGCGAATGATACCGAGCTCAGGCTTGTTAGCTTTGGAGCCACGTCGAACGGGGAAAAGGGTCCGGCTGCATTCGCAGAAAGCCTCACGGACGCGGACAAGAAAAGCGTGATTGCCGCCTTTTGCTTGGATGCAGTAGGGAGTCTGGATGCGGGCACCCTCACTGTCACGACAGAATCAGGGGCCAAAACGTTGCCAGCGCAGCTCGCAGAGGCTGGCGGTGCGGTCTTTTCAACCGTATGGAATGACCGCGCGGATGCAACCGCTGATCACAGTGCCCTGGCGGCTGCTGGGATTCCCGCTGCACTCCTCACGAGGGCACCTGCCGATACGTGGCGGGACCAGCCGGAAGATACGATCGAAAAAATCGGGAAGGACCGATTAGTTGAGACGGCTCACGTCGTGTATACAGCCGTTTCCCAAATTACGGATCCAACGACGCCGGCCTACCCGCTCGATCGAGGAATCAAGGCTGGATCCAAGCAGCCGGAAGAAGTTGATCAATAG
- a CDS encoding PAS domain-containing sensor histidine kinase, with amino-acid sequence MNLIGYQDQSILTLFWTGWIPFVLAIIWWMCGKRLASLQKKRLTSELEETKALLESLLQQSSDAVTVTDTQGNVELINDAAVKLFGYSKDKVIGRFPPYISEEEYENFQHAFAQVLAGKSITGYETKRIHQDGSTIPVSVSWTPIRKRDGQVVRIIGCSRDMTERKQIEQELEASEANYRLITENMSDMIFVYKKNGPVVYASSSHTKLLGYPIHELQNMDLLEQAILVHPDDLELVTNLFSREWTDENETTVVYRLRHRDGHWVSVESRFKPIRDEAGCVDSIMIVSRDVSEIVETKELLRQSDKLSAVGQLAAGIAHEIRNPLTSLRGFVQLLQSSMADQRYCEIMLSELDRINFIVTELLVLAKPQRMRFQEKNPVQIIHNVLSLLESQANMNNVIFHVNMDSQLPMISCDENQLKQVFINICKNAIEAMPNGGEVFVEGRENHDSRIQISIRDTGCGIEPSRMPRLGEPFYTTKEYGTGLGLMVSYRILEDHGGSFSIESERDKGTTVHITLPVQ; translated from the coding sequence ATGAATCTCATCGGTTATCAAGATCAATCCATCCTCACGCTATTTTGGACAGGCTGGATCCCTTTCGTGCTGGCAATCATCTGGTGGATGTGTGGGAAACGTCTTGCCTCCCTTCAAAAAAAACGACTAACGAGTGAATTGGAAGAGACAAAAGCCCTCTTGGAGTCGTTGCTTCAGCAGTCCTCTGATGCAGTAACCGTCACGGATACGCAAGGAAACGTTGAATTGATCAACGATGCAGCGGTTAAGCTGTTTGGCTATTCAAAGGACAAGGTAATTGGTCGATTTCCGCCGTACATATCGGAAGAAGAGTATGAAAACTTTCAACATGCCTTTGCCCAAGTGCTTGCTGGAAAGTCCATCACAGGATACGAAACAAAACGGATCCATCAAGATGGATCGACCATTCCAGTCTCCGTGTCATGGACTCCCATCCGAAAGCGGGACGGTCAGGTTGTGCGCATCATTGGCTGCTCACGGGATATGACGGAGCGCAAACAGATCGAGCAGGAGCTCGAGGCGAGTGAGGCCAATTATCGACTGATTACGGAAAATATGAGTGACATGATCTTCGTCTATAAAAAGAATGGACCTGTCGTATACGCTTCCTCCTCCCATACCAAGCTGCTGGGTTACCCGATTCACGAGCTTCAGAATATGGACTTGCTGGAGCAGGCGATTTTGGTTCATCCGGATGATCTGGAGCTGGTCACGAATCTTTTCTCGAGAGAGTGGACGGACGAAAATGAAACGACAGTGGTCTATCGCCTGCGCCATCGTGATGGCCATTGGGTCAGTGTAGAATCCAGATTCAAACCCATCCGGGATGAAGCGGGCTGCGTCGACAGCATCATGATCGTCTCACGCGACGTTTCGGAGATCGTGGAGACCAAAGAACTACTCAGACAGTCAGATAAGCTCTCTGCAGTCGGCCAGCTCGCTGCGGGCATCGCCCATGAGATCCGCAACCCGCTTACATCCTTGCGCGGCTTTGTTCAGCTGCTTCAATCTTCGATGGCAGACCAACGTTATTGCGAAATCATGCTCTCCGAATTGGATCGCATCAATTTTATCGTCACGGAGCTGCTGGTGCTGGCCAAACCGCAGAGGATGAGGTTCCAGGAAAAAAATCCTGTGCAGATTATCCACAACGTGCTTTCTTTGCTTGAGAGCCAAGCGAATATGAACAATGTTATCTTCCATGTGAATATGGATTCGCAGCTTCCGATGATCTCTTGTGATGAGAATCAATTGAAGCAGGTCTTCATTAATATTTGCAAAAACGCCATTGAAGCGATGCCGAATGGAGGAGAAGTCTTCGTGGAAGGCAGGGAGAACCATGACTCCCGCATTCAGATCAGCATCCGCGATACCGGCTGCGGGATCGAGCCTAGCCGCATGCCTCGATTGGGTGAGCCCTTTTACACGACCAAGGAATACGGAACAGGCCTTGGGCTTATGGTCAGCTATCGGATTCTGGAGGATCATGGCGGCAGCTTCTCCATCGAAAGTGAACGGGACAAAGGCACTACCGTACATATCACATTGCCAGTTCAATAA
- a CDS encoding NADPH-dependent FMN reductase, with amino-acid sequence MKIVGISGSMNTNSTTKQAVSIVLDAAKSAGASVELIHLADWKLPLYDDREDPSTYPEIVHRFIQTVSEADGLVIGSPEYHGTLTGALKNSLDFLEGRYLRDKQVAILGVAGGSMGATNTVNTLQLILRNLHAWPLPASPSIPSAYNAFTPEGTLKDERLQARLELLGKQLVQFVHSMNPQAEKQVH; translated from the coding sequence ATGAAAATCGTAGGAATATCTGGAAGCATGAATACCAACTCAACCACAAAACAGGCAGTGAGCATCGTCCTGGATGCGGCAAAATCTGCTGGAGCGAGCGTAGAACTAATCCACCTCGCCGATTGGAAATTGCCTCTCTATGATGACAGGGAGGATCCGTCCACCTATCCGGAAATCGTACATCGTTTCATTCAGACGGTCTCTGAGGCAGATGGCTTGGTCATCGGTTCCCCCGAATACCACGGCACTCTCACCGGTGCCTTGAAAAATAGTCTGGATTTCTTGGAAGGACGGTACTTGCGTGATAAGCAGGTAGCCATTCTGGGGGTTGCAGGCGGAAGCATGGGAGCGACGAATACGGTCAACACATTGCAGCTGATCCTGCGCAATTTGCACGCTTGGCCGCTGCCGGCTAGTCCGAGTATCCCGAGTGCCTACAATGCTTTCACACCGGAGGGCACATTAAAGGATGAACGTTTGCAAGCAAGGTTGGAATTGCTCGGCAAACAGCTCGTGCAGTTTGTCCATTCGATGAACCCGCAAGCGGAAAAACAGGTCCATTAG
- the mntR gene encoding transcriptional regulator MntR, translating to MPTPSMEDYLERIYSLIEEKGYARVSDIAEALEVHPSSVTKMVQKLDKDKYLVYEKYRGLVLTTKGKKIGKRLVDRHSLLEEFMRVIGVDEEHIYQDVEGIEHHLSWESITCLEYLVQYFQADPNRMEELRKIRLEDEQKEE from the coding sequence ATGCCGACGCCGAGTATGGAAGACTATTTGGAACGCATTTACAGCTTAATTGAAGAAAAGGGCTATGCTCGTGTCTCCGATATTGCTGAAGCGTTGGAAGTACATCCCTCTTCGGTTACGAAGATGGTACAAAAGCTGGACAAAGACAAGTACCTTGTTTATGAAAAATATCGTGGTCTGGTTTTGACGACAAAAGGGAAAAAGATTGGCAAACGGCTAGTAGATCGCCATAGCCTGCTGGAAGAATTCATGCGGGTGATTGGTGTGGATGAGGAGCATATTTACCAGGACGTCGAAGGGATCGAGCACCATTTGAGCTGGGAGTCGATCACTTGCTTAGAATACTTGGTACAATACTTTCAGGCAGATCCTAACCGGATGGAAGAGCTGCGAAAAATCCGCCTGGAAGATGAACAAAAAGAAGAATAG
- a CDS encoding patatin-like phospholipase family protein → MKADAVFEGGGVKGIAFIGALQVMEDHGYTWEKVAGTSAGSIVAALLSAGYTSRELKPIFEEMDYVCFMQRKGLGRLPVVGPVFELMLHEGIFRADRLELFVENLLQKKGIRTFGDLPNEKLRIVASDITSGKMLVLPDDLPRYDVVPEAFSVARAVRMSSSIPFFFQPAILQSDNKPHYIVDGALLSNYPVWLFDVPGAPKWPTIGFRLHDNKVMTEETSIHGLFSFTRGLLVTMLDAHDRMHVEKANAVRTIFINTLGIRATQFHMSPELRQRLFQSGEESAKRFLNTWNFEDYVKVFRTTSPKYLV, encoded by the coding sequence ATGAAAGCGGACGCAGTCTTTGAGGGTGGCGGAGTGAAAGGGATCGCTTTTATCGGAGCCTTGCAGGTTATGGAGGATCATGGATATACGTGGGAAAAGGTCGCGGGAACCTCGGCGGGCTCTATCGTCGCAGCCTTGCTTAGCGCTGGCTATACGAGTAGGGAGCTGAAGCCGATTTTTGAAGAAATGGATTACGTTTGTTTTATGCAGCGAAAGGGGCTGGGGCGTCTGCCCGTCGTAGGGCCGGTGTTTGAGCTGATGCTGCATGAAGGGATTTTTCGTGCGGACCGCCTCGAGCTGTTCGTGGAGAATCTGCTGCAGAAAAAGGGGATTCGGACGTTTGGGGATCTGCCGAACGAAAAGCTCCGTATTGTGGCATCTGATATCACGTCAGGAAAAATGCTGGTGCTGCCGGATGACTTGCCGCGTTACGACGTCGTTCCCGAGGCCTTTTCTGTTGCAAGAGCCGTGCGCATGTCTTCGTCCATCCCCTTCTTTTTTCAGCCGGCCATCCTGCAAAGTGATAACAAGCCGCACTACATCGTAGACGGAGCCCTTCTCAGCAACTATCCGGTATGGCTTTTTGATGTGCCAGGAGCGCCCAAATGGCCGACGATCGGGTTTCGATTGCACGACAATAAGGTCATGACAGAGGAGACGTCCATTCACGGTCTCTTTTCATTCACACGAGGTCTTTTGGTAACGATGCTGGATGCCCATGACCGTATGCATGTCGAAAAAGCCAACGCCGTGAGAACCATATTCATCAACACCCTTGGGATCCGTGCCACGCAGTTTCATATGTCTCCCGAGCTTCGCCAGCGGCTGTTCCAATCTGGGGAAGAGTCAGCCAAACGTTTTCTGAATACATGGAATTTTGAGGATTACGTCAAGGTTTTCAGAACCACCTCTCCCAAATATCTCGTTTGA
- a CDS encoding DUF1385 domain-containing protein, which yields MSQQIVPNYGGQAVIEGVMFGGKTMTVTAVRKKNQEIEYFEAPRTEYKWITPLKKIPFVRGVVGLIEASANGAKHLNFASERYNLESGEEVSEGPSKLQMILGVALVGVLSFLFGKFVFTLVPVFLAEFLLGKWVPDGVPQTLAEGGFKIILLLGYILAIAKAPIIKRLFQYHGAEHKVINAFESGVELTVANVQKFSTLHYRCGSSFLIFTVFVGVVIYSLFPYDSLTERIVQRIVLLPVVMGVSYEVLQWTNKLRDTPFRFLGYPGLWLQKITTREPEDKQVEVAIASFQKMRELDQKHAQERMVTTG from the coding sequence TTGTCGCAGCAAATCGTACCTAATTACGGTGGTCAAGCGGTTATTGAGGGCGTCATGTTCGGTGGCAAAACCATGACTGTTACGGCTGTCCGGAAAAAAAATCAAGAAATTGAGTATTTTGAAGCACCCCGTACGGAATATAAATGGATTACTCCCCTGAAAAAGATTCCGTTCGTTCGCGGGGTAGTCGGACTGATTGAAGCTAGTGCGAACGGGGCAAAGCACCTCAACTTCGCTTCTGAACGCTACAACTTGGAATCCGGAGAAGAAGTGTCCGAGGGTCCTTCCAAACTGCAAATGATCCTGGGTGTCGCATTAGTCGGCGTCTTATCTTTTTTGTTTGGTAAATTCGTCTTTACGCTCGTACCCGTCTTCCTGGCTGAATTCCTATTAGGGAAATGGGTGCCGGATGGCGTTCCCCAAACACTGGCTGAGGGAGGCTTCAAAATCATCCTCCTGCTGGGCTACATTCTGGCGATCGCAAAAGCCCCCATCATTAAAAGGCTGTTTCAATACCACGGAGCCGAGCATAAAGTGATTAACGCCTTTGAGTCCGGGGTAGAATTAACAGTAGCAAATGTGCAAAAATTTTCCACTCTGCACTATCGGTGCGGCAGCAGTTTTCTCATATTCACGGTGTTCGTCGGCGTCGTCATTTACTCTCTGTTTCCTTACGATTCACTCACGGAACGGATCGTACAGCGCATCGTGCTCCTGCCTGTCGTCATGGGTGTCTCCTATGAGGTGCTGCAATGGACGAATAAGCTGAGAGACACGCCTTTCCGCTTCCTCGGTTATCCGGGATTGTGGCTCCAAAAAATCACCACCCGCGAGCCAGAGGATAAGCAGGTAGAAGTGGCGATCGCTTCCTTCCAAAAAATGCGTGAGCTTGATCAGAAGCATGCGCAAGAGAGAATGGTAACGACAGGATAA
- a CDS encoding YqhR family membrane protein — MSVEALKARKGLRGFRSKQTEHPKQRQAGGESSSKKVVELAFWGTVIWSIVRMAAHFLNLTPYGLGAFARPILAGIEENTIAANGLGFAILFVETLVATALFSMLFRNVRIWWSGLIFGAVMLGVAGYFFRIGNWEVSTLSTEAAWFVSFGLFIGMTLTLEASDDQE; from the coding sequence ATGAGTGTGGAAGCGTTGAAAGCACGAAAAGGACTGAGAGGTTTTCGCTCGAAGCAGACGGAACACCCAAAGCAACGGCAAGCGGGCGGGGAGAGCTCGTCCAAAAAAGTCGTGGAGCTTGCCTTCTGGGGCACCGTGATCTGGAGTATCGTCCGCATGGCCGCACATTTTCTGAATCTGACTCCCTACGGTTTGGGGGCATTCGCTCGTCCTATCTTGGCTGGGATCGAGGAGAATACGATTGCCGCAAATGGCTTGGGATTCGCGATATTGTTTGTAGAAACGCTCGTCGCAACTGCGCTCTTCTCTATGCTGTTTCGGAATGTGCGCATATGGTGGAGTGGCTTGATTTTCGGTGCGGTCATGCTCGGGGTAGCAGGATATTTCTTTCGGATCGGGAATTGGGAAGTGTCCACGCTGAGCACCGAAGCAGCATGGTTCGTGTCCTTTGGCTTGTTCATCGGGATGACGCTGACACTCGAGGCGTCAGACGATCAGGAATAG